One Caulobacter segnis genomic window carries:
- a CDS encoding LptF/LptG family permease, with the protein MTAGPLRLIDRYMLRLLFWPLVGCLGVTVVALLLERVLRLLDVLSQSSARFGYVTQLAANLVPHYLGLALPVAFFVALFIVIVKLSDGSEIDALLATGQSLERIATPFLIVGVLLSVFSVGVFGYMQPYSRYTYRAVMHAAINAGWNGRLAGGAFIDDKGSLLTADSADLAGQRLTRVFIRRLDTHGQEEIITAASADLKMDPGGKTITMDLKDGRRIGRDTNGAYRNLAFSSLTTQTPLAAAAVLLRDRGSDERELTMGELARQAKSSNPVVPKATLLSELYGRWARAIFLPFLPLLAFPLGLASKRGNRAPGLVMAGLLLLAFQHSLLLGQSLAKAGKVAPFPAIWIPFTIFAGLAVWLFVGSRTRPGDTPVSRLVRRINNLVARLIRALPKPKKRQAA; encoded by the coding sequence ATGACCGCCGGCCCGCTGAGGCTGATCGACCGCTACATGCTGCGCTTGCTGTTCTGGCCGCTGGTCGGGTGTCTGGGCGTCACCGTCGTGGCCCTGCTGCTGGAGCGCGTCCTGCGCCTGCTGGACGTGCTGTCCCAGAGCAGCGCCCGCTTTGGCTACGTCACCCAGCTGGCCGCCAACCTGGTGCCGCACTATCTGGGCCTGGCCCTGCCGGTGGCCTTCTTCGTGGCGCTGTTCATCGTCATCGTGAAGCTGTCCGACGGCTCGGAGATCGACGCCCTGCTCGCCACCGGCCAGTCGCTGGAGCGCATCGCCACGCCGTTCCTGATCGTGGGCGTGCTGCTCAGCGTCTTCAGTGTCGGCGTGTTCGGCTACATGCAGCCCTACAGCCGCTACACCTATCGCGCCGTCATGCACGCGGCGATCAACGCCGGCTGGAACGGACGATTGGCGGGCGGGGCGTTCATCGACGACAAGGGCTCGCTGCTGACCGCCGACAGCGCCGACCTGGCCGGCCAGCGCCTGACCCGGGTCTTCATCCGCCGACTGGACACCCACGGCCAGGAAGAGATCATCACCGCCGCCTCGGCCGACCTGAAGATGGATCCGGGCGGCAAAACCATCACCATGGACCTGAAGGACGGCCGCCGCATCGGTCGCGACACCAACGGGGCCTATCGCAACCTGGCCTTCAGCAGCCTGACCACCCAGACGCCGCTGGCCGCCGCCGCGGTGCTGCTGCGCGACCGGGGCAGCGACGAGCGCGAACTGACGATGGGCGAGCTGGCCAGACAGGCCAAGTCCAGCAACCCCGTCGTCCCCAAGGCGACCCTGCTGAGCGAGCTCTACGGCCGCTGGGCGCGGGCGATCTTCCTGCCGTTCCTGCCGCTGCTGGCCTTCCCGCTGGGCCTGGCCTCGAAACGTGGCAACCGCGCGCCGGGCCTGGTCATGGCCGGCCTGCTGCTGCTGGCCTTCCAGCACTCGCTGCTGCTGGGCCAGAGCCTGGCCAAGGCCGGCAAGGTCGCGCCCTTCCCGGCCATCTGGATCCCCTTCACGATCTTCGCAGGCCTGGCGGTCTGGCTGTTCGTCGGCAGCCGCACGCGGCCGGGCGACACGCCGGTTTCGCGCCTGGTGCGCCGGATCAACAACCTGGTCGCGCGCCTGATCCGCGCCCTGCCCAAGCCCAAGAAGCGACAAGCCGCATGA